A portion of the Calliphora vicina chromosome 5, idCalVici1.1, whole genome shotgun sequence genome contains these proteins:
- the ken gene encoding transcription factor Ken yields the protein MKEVPRMLMLQYSKHGECILKEIGAAFRGEHPADLTIVCENKVKLHAHKLVLAAASPLIRNLLEDTQLYDCMTTVYFPDVNATYFKFLLDFLYSGQTCITSRDVNYLHDLLLLLQIKSDNWKTTDTTLTGSGSVSGSGSGTGTSSESGSNQIIANRKVSVPAESPDCEKKLKSETCSDIKKSPPPSSSSSEKNISEENEDDNLNIDSDSTADLNKNKDTNDIDSLSDANNISGLNPVNLSLGVRTKSEHSMKNIFRGKSSYSPDYDSLNIMESAKRKTLFSDSAKDCLKPLSDHGDLNSSPDNYVVTPHRKRRPGFHSSPSHKPFVSYQQNLLDEFRSAKSSLSPMTGYMPEKNLLLPLDEGVINPSDILPQNRNLLEKNISRHDSPEKTVQLPPQLVYQWQSTHNSNMSSLSHLQPGLTSISEINLSLEGSSNQNSPNTGLCNNTQNSVREYRCEYCGKQFGMSWNLKTHLRVHTGEKPFACRLCIAMFKQKAHLLKHLCSVHRNVITTNGNDNDTRYCCCFCSMYFESVQELVRHLSGHHNNLLLAKNLRD from the exons GTACCGAGAATGTTGATGTTGCAATACAGCAAACATGGCGAATGTATTCTTAAAGAAATTGGAGCTGCATTTCGTGGAGAACATCCCGCTGATTTGACGATTGTCTGTGAGAATAAAGTGAAATTACACGCTCACAAATTGGTTTTGGCAGCAGCAAGTCCATTGATAAG AAACCTTCTGGAAGATACTCAACTATATGATTGTATGACGACAGTGTATTTCCCGGATGTTAATGCTACATATTTCAAATTCTTATTGGACTTTCTGTACTCCGGCCAGACGTGCATAACATCACGAGATGTCAATTATTTGCACGACCTGCTGCTGTTGCTACAGATTAAATCGGACAACTGGAAGACAACTGATACGACATTGACAGGCAGTGGCAGCGTCAGTGGAAGTGGAAGTGGCACCGGAACCAGCTCAGAAAGTGGCAGCAATCAAATAATTGCGAATAGAAAAGTATCGGTTCCGGCCGAAAGTCCCGATTGTGAAAAGAAACTTAAAAGTGAAACTTGCAGCGACATAAAAAAGAGCCCTCCTCCATCATCATCCAGCTCGGAAAAAAACATATCCGAGGAAAATGAAGACGACAACCTGAATATTGACAGCGACAGTACGGcagatttgaataaaaataaagatacAAATGACATAGACAGCCTGTCCGATGCAAACAACATAAGTGGCCTAAATCCGGTTAATTTGTCTCTGGGCGTACGCACTAAATCCGAGCAcagtatgaaaaatatattccGTGGCAAAAGCAGCTATTCCCCAGACTACGATTCGCTCAACATTATGGAAAGTGCAAAGCGCAAAACACTGTTTTCCGACTCAGCCAAGGATTGCCTTAAACCACTTTCAGATCACGGCGACTTGAACAGTTCCCCCGACAATTACGTTGTTACGCCACATCGAAAACGACGACCCGGTTTTCATTCATCGCCCAGCCACAAGCCTTTCGTATCTTATCAGCAGAATCTGCTAGATGAATTTCGCTCAGCTAAATCGTCCCTTTCACCAATGACCGGCTATATGCCGGAAAAAAACCTACTACTGCCACTCGATGAGGGCGTTATCAACCCGTCTGATATACTGCCTCAAAATCGAAATTTGCTAGAAAAAAACATCTCCCGACATGACAGCCCTGAAAAGACAGTACAACTGCCACCACAATTGGTATACCAATGGCAATCAACGCACAACTCGAATATGTCCTCATTATCTCATCTACAGCCTGGCCTTACATCCATTTCGGAGATCAATCTAAGTCTCGAAGGCTCCAGCAATCAGAACAGCCCCAACACAGGCCTATGCAATAACACGCAGAACTCTGTCCGCGAATATCGCTGCGAGTACTGCGGCAAACAATTCGGCATGTCCTGGAACCTAAAAACCCATCTTAGAGTTCACACCGGCGAAAAGCCTTTCGCCTGTCGCCTCTGCATAGCGATGTTCAAACAAAAGGCCCATCTATTAAAACACTTGTGTTCAGTTCATAGAAACGTCATCACCACAAACGGCAACGACAATGACACCCGCTATTGTTGCTGCTTCTGTTCAATGTATTTCGAATCAGTACAAGAGTTGGTCCGACATCTGTCTGGCCACCACAACAATCTATTGCTAGCAAAAAATTTACGCGATTAG
- the CalpA gene encoding calpain-A isoform X2: MDEIKGFFRQAGKEFLNAAGDAAMGAAKDVMGSVINEIFIKKEAETKRILPSIKNMKVLGDKPLGSHRPHTEIQDFETTRQQCLENGSLFEDPLFTASNESLMFSKRPDRHIEWLRPHEIADDPQFFVEGYSRFDVQQGELGDCWLLAAAANLTQDSNLFFRVVPPDQSFEDGYAGVFHFCFWQYGKWIDVVVDDRLPTYRGELMYMHSAEKNEFWSALLEKAYAKLHGSYEALKGGSTCEAMEDFTGGVTEWYDLKEAPSNLFNILAKAGERNSMMGCSLEADPNVLEAETPEGLIRGHAYSITKVCMIDIVTPNRQGRIPMIRLRNPWGNEAEWNGPWSDSSPEWRYIPDEQKHEIGLNFDRDGEFWMSFQDFLNHFERVEICNLSPDSLTESQQNDGKRKWEMSMFEGEWTPGVTAGGCRNFLDTFWHNPQYVISLEDPDEEDDDGKCTVIVALMQKNRRSKRNLGMECLTIGFAIYHLNERDLQTRPQGLGFFKYKASVARSPHFINTREVTARFRLPPGHYLIIPSTFDPNEDGEFIIRVFSETQNNMEENDDHVGYSDADNDVKPPLYPSMPSPVKPVDPQREALQRLFNSVAGADMEVDWMELKRILDHSLRDVMMACPEGFSKDVCRAMVAMLDADKSGKLGFEEFEALLTDIAKWKAVFKMYDVYQTGRIDGFQLRTALNSAGYHLNNSILNALVHRYGSRDGKIAFDDFLMCAVKIKTYMDIFKDKDTENTQTATFTMDEWIESTIYS, translated from the exons ATGGATGAAATTAAAGGGTTTTTTAGACAAGCCGGCAAAGAGTTCCTCAATGCAGCCGGCGATGCAGCCATGGGTGCTGCTAAGGATGTAATGGGTTCggtaataaatgaaattttcataaagaaagAGGCCGAGACTAAAAGAATATTACCcagtattaaaaatatgaaagtg CTTGGCGATAAGCCGTTGGGCAGTCATAGGCCACACACAGAAATTCAGGACTTCGAAACAACTCGCCAACAGTGTTTAGAAAACGGTTCGCTTTTTGAAGATCCACTTTTCACTGCTAGCAATGAATCTCTAATGTTTTCCAAACGTCCCGATCGCCATATTGAGTGGTTGAGACCTCAT gaAATTGCCGATGATCCACAGTTTTTCGTAGAGGGCTACTCTAGATTTGATGTCCAACAGGGTGAATTGGGCGACTGTTGGCTATTGGCTGCTGCTGCAAATCTAACTCAGGATTCGAATCTCTTCTTCCGCGTTGTGCCACCAGATCAAAGTTTTGAAGACGGCTATGCCGGCGTATTTCACTTCTGCTTCTGGCAGTATGGCAAATGGATAGATGTGGTTGTAGACGATAGACTGCCAACGTATAGAGGTGAATTGATGTATATGCATTCAGCGGAAAAAAATGAATTCTGGAGTGCCTTATTGGAGAAGGCTTATGCCAA ACTGCATGGTTCTTATGAGGCCCTTAAAGGTGGTTCCACCTGTGAGGCTATGGAAGATTTTACGGGCGGCGTTACTGAATGGTACGATTTAAAGGAAGCTCCATCAAACCTATTCAACATTCTCGCCAAAGCGGGTGAACGCAATTCAATGATGGGTTGCTCTTTAGAAGCCGATCCAAATGTGTTAGAAGCTGAAACGCCAGAAGGTCTCATCCGGGGACATGCCTACTCCATTACCAAAGTATGTATGATTGATATCGTCACGCCTAATCGTCAGGGCAGAATACCAATGATACGTTTACGTAATCCCTGGGGTAACGAAGCTGAGTGGAATGGCCCCTGGAGCGATAGTTCTCCTGAGTGGCGCTACATTCCCGACGAGCAGAAACATGAGATTGGCTTGAACTTTGACCGTGACGGCGAATTTTGGATGagttttcaagattttttgaaCCACTTTGAACGTGTGGAAATTTGCAATTTGTCACCAGATTCCCTAACGGAAAGCCAACAGAATGATGGCAAGCGCAAATGGGAAATGTCCATGTTCGAGGGTGAATGGACGCCTGGTGTTACTGCGGGTGGCTGTCGTAATTTCCTGGATACCTTCTGGCACAATCCTCAATATGTCATTTCCCTAGAGGATCCCGATGAGGAGGATGACGATGGCAAATGTACTGTAATTGTGGCcttaatgcaaaagaatcgtCGTTCCAAGCGTAACTTGGGTATGGAGTGCTTAACTATAGGTTTTGCCATCTATCATTTAAATGAACGCGACTTGCAAACCCGTCCTCAGGGCTTAGGCTTCTTCAAATACAAGGCTTCCGTGGCACGTTCACCTCATTTCATTAACACCAGAGAG GTTACAGCTCGTTTTAGATTGCCTCCTGGCCACTATTTAATTATACCATCCACCTTCGATCCAAACGAAGATGGAGAGTTTATTATACGTGTCTTCTCCGAAACGCAAAACAACATGGA agaAAATGACGATCATGTGGGCTACAGCGATGCTGACAACGATGTTAAACCACCA cTTTATCCCAGTATGCCATCACCAGTGAAACCTGTTGATCCCCAGAGAGAAGCATTACAACGACTTTTCAATAGTGTTGCTGGAGCCGACATGGAAGTAGACTGGATGGAGTTGAAACGAATTTTAGATCATTCTCTACGAGATG TGATGATGGCATGTCCCGAAGGTTTCTCCAAAGATGTATGTCGTGCCATGGTGGCCATGTTGGATGCAGACAAATCAGGAAAATTGGGTTTCGAGGAGTTCGAAGCTCTATTAACAGATATTGCCAAATGGAAGGCGGTCTTTAAAATGTACGATGTGTATCAAACAGGACGCATTGATGGTTTTCAACTACGTACCGCTTTAAATTCAGCTGGTTATCATCTAAACAATAGCATTTTAAATGCCTTAGTACATCGTTATGGTTCTCGTGATGGAAAAATTGCATTTGATGATTTTCTTATGTGTGCTGTAAAAATTAAAACGTACATGG ACATTTTCAAGGACAAAGATACGGAGAACACACAAACCGCTACATTTACTATGGATGAATGGATCGAAAGTACAATTTACTCATAA
- the CalpA gene encoding calpain-A isoform X1 — protein MDEIKGFFRQAGKEFLNAAGDAAMGAAKDVMGSVINEIFIKKEAETKRILPSIKNMKVLGDKPLGSHRPHTEIQDFETTRQQCLENGSLFEDPLFTASNESLMFSKRPDRHIEWLRPHEIADDPQFFVEGYSRFDVQQGELGDCWLLAAAANLTQDSNLFFRVVPPDQSFEDGYAGVFHFCFWQYGKWIDVVVDDRLPTYRGELMYMHSAEKNEFWSALLEKAYAKLHGSYEALKGGSTCEAMEDFTGGVTEWYDLKEAPSNLFNILAKAGERNSMMGCSLEADPNVLEAETPEGLIRGHAYSITKVCMIDIVTPNRQGRIPMIRLRNPWGNEAEWNGPWSDSSPEWRYIPDEQKHEIGLNFDRDGEFWMSFQDFLNHFERVEICNLSPDSLTESQQNDGKRKWEMSMFEGEWTPGVTAGGCRNFLDTFWHNPQYVISLEDPDEEDDDGKCTVIVALMQKNRRSKRNLGMECLTIGFAIYHLNERDLQTRPQGLGFFKYKASVARSPHFINTREVTARFRLPPGHYLIIPSTFDPNEDGEFIIRVFSETQNNMEENDDHVGYSDADNDVKPPLYPSMPSPVKPVDPQREALQRLFNSVAGADMEVDWMELKRILDHSLRDDLPKSSDITAQNVRENFAPLSKENGEGPYNNNTTEFDGNNIVNTIISLLCGLCNNTNNDEMHGLDEQNNTTQRLVDRNTTDDPNNTVMMACPEGFSKDVCRAMVAMLDADKSGKLGFEEFEALLTDIAKWKAVFKMYDVYQTGRIDGFQLRTALNSAGYHLNNSILNALVHRYGSRDGKIAFDDFLMCAVKIKTYMDIFKDKDTENTQTATFTMDEWIESTIYS, from the exons ATGGATGAAATTAAAGGGTTTTTTAGACAAGCCGGCAAAGAGTTCCTCAATGCAGCCGGCGATGCAGCCATGGGTGCTGCTAAGGATGTAATGGGTTCggtaataaatgaaattttcataaagaaagAGGCCGAGACTAAAAGAATATTACCcagtattaaaaatatgaaagtg CTTGGCGATAAGCCGTTGGGCAGTCATAGGCCACACACAGAAATTCAGGACTTCGAAACAACTCGCCAACAGTGTTTAGAAAACGGTTCGCTTTTTGAAGATCCACTTTTCACTGCTAGCAATGAATCTCTAATGTTTTCCAAACGTCCCGATCGCCATATTGAGTGGTTGAGACCTCAT gaAATTGCCGATGATCCACAGTTTTTCGTAGAGGGCTACTCTAGATTTGATGTCCAACAGGGTGAATTGGGCGACTGTTGGCTATTGGCTGCTGCTGCAAATCTAACTCAGGATTCGAATCTCTTCTTCCGCGTTGTGCCACCAGATCAAAGTTTTGAAGACGGCTATGCCGGCGTATTTCACTTCTGCTTCTGGCAGTATGGCAAATGGATAGATGTGGTTGTAGACGATAGACTGCCAACGTATAGAGGTGAATTGATGTATATGCATTCAGCGGAAAAAAATGAATTCTGGAGTGCCTTATTGGAGAAGGCTTATGCCAA ACTGCATGGTTCTTATGAGGCCCTTAAAGGTGGTTCCACCTGTGAGGCTATGGAAGATTTTACGGGCGGCGTTACTGAATGGTACGATTTAAAGGAAGCTCCATCAAACCTATTCAACATTCTCGCCAAAGCGGGTGAACGCAATTCAATGATGGGTTGCTCTTTAGAAGCCGATCCAAATGTGTTAGAAGCTGAAACGCCAGAAGGTCTCATCCGGGGACATGCCTACTCCATTACCAAAGTATGTATGATTGATATCGTCACGCCTAATCGTCAGGGCAGAATACCAATGATACGTTTACGTAATCCCTGGGGTAACGAAGCTGAGTGGAATGGCCCCTGGAGCGATAGTTCTCCTGAGTGGCGCTACATTCCCGACGAGCAGAAACATGAGATTGGCTTGAACTTTGACCGTGACGGCGAATTTTGGATGagttttcaagattttttgaaCCACTTTGAACGTGTGGAAATTTGCAATTTGTCACCAGATTCCCTAACGGAAAGCCAACAGAATGATGGCAAGCGCAAATGGGAAATGTCCATGTTCGAGGGTGAATGGACGCCTGGTGTTACTGCGGGTGGCTGTCGTAATTTCCTGGATACCTTCTGGCACAATCCTCAATATGTCATTTCCCTAGAGGATCCCGATGAGGAGGATGACGATGGCAAATGTACTGTAATTGTGGCcttaatgcaaaagaatcgtCGTTCCAAGCGTAACTTGGGTATGGAGTGCTTAACTATAGGTTTTGCCATCTATCATTTAAATGAACGCGACTTGCAAACCCGTCCTCAGGGCTTAGGCTTCTTCAAATACAAGGCTTCCGTGGCACGTTCACCTCATTTCATTAACACCAGAGAG GTTACAGCTCGTTTTAGATTGCCTCCTGGCCACTATTTAATTATACCATCCACCTTCGATCCAAACGAAGATGGAGAGTTTATTATACGTGTCTTCTCCGAAACGCAAAACAACATGGA agaAAATGACGATCATGTGGGCTACAGCGATGCTGACAACGATGTTAAACCACCA cTTTATCCCAGTATGCCATCACCAGTGAAACCTGTTGATCCCCAGAGAGAAGCATTACAACGACTTTTCAATAGTGTTGCTGGAGCCGACATGGAAGTAGACTGGATGGAGTTGAAACGAATTTTAGATCATTCTCTACGAGATG ATTTGCCAAAGTCGTCAGACATTACTGCACAAAATGTTAGAGAAAACTTTGCGCCTTTGTCCAAGGAAAATGGTGAGGGGCCATACAATAATAATACTACCGAATTCGATGGTAATAATATTGTGAATACCATCATTTCGTTGCTATGCGGACTTTGTAATAATACCAATAATGACGAAATGCATGGACTTGATGaacaaaataatactactcAACGTCTGGTGGATCGTAATACCACAGACGACCCCAACAACACCG TGATGATGGCATGTCCCGAAGGTTTCTCCAAAGATGTATGTCGTGCCATGGTGGCCATGTTGGATGCAGACAAATCAGGAAAATTGGGTTTCGAGGAGTTCGAAGCTCTATTAACAGATATTGCCAAATGGAAGGCGGTCTTTAAAATGTACGATGTGTATCAAACAGGACGCATTGATGGTTTTCAACTACGTACCGCTTTAAATTCAGCTGGTTATCATCTAAACAATAGCATTTTAAATGCCTTAGTACATCGTTATGGTTCTCGTGATGGAAAAATTGCATTTGATGATTTTCTTATGTGTGCTGTAAAAATTAAAACGTACATGG ACATTTTCAAGGACAAAGATACGGAGAACACACAAACCGCTACATTTACTATGGATGAATGGATCGAAAGTACAATTTACTCATAA